A single Paenibacillus sp. FSL R5-0517 DNA region contains:
- a CDS encoding ABC transporter substrate-binding protein, giving the protein MKQLVRTFALVFVAAFALMILASYLNKSQGYSGGNTLTIYNWGDYIDPDLLKEFEDETGIKVIYQTFDSNEAMLTKIEQGGTTFDVAIPSEYAISKMKEEDLLVPLDHSKLTNLDNIDPRFMDLSFDEGNKYSIPYFWGTVGIVYNPELVDGLTFDSWNDLWDPRLKNQILLLDGAREVIGMGLNSLGYSLNDTNEDHLQEALKKLSTLTPNVRAIVGDEIKMLLANEEAAVGLVWSGDASEIMDENDKLDYMVPEEGSNLWFDNMVIPKTATNIEGAHQFINFMLDPDHAARNAEYVGYSTPNAEALKLLPEDISEDERFYPDETLTGKLEVYDNLGKKMLSHYNDLFLEFKMHSK; this is encoded by the coding sequence ATGAAGCAACTGGTACGGACATTTGCGCTTGTTTTTGTGGCCGCCTTTGCCCTGATGATCCTGGCTTCGTATCTGAACAAGAGTCAGGGGTATTCTGGCGGCAACACACTGACCATCTATAACTGGGGCGATTATATCGATCCTGATCTGCTCAAGGAGTTTGAGGACGAGACAGGCATTAAAGTCATCTATCAGACGTTTGATTCCAATGAAGCGATGCTGACCAAGATCGAACAGGGCGGTACTACGTTTGATGTGGCGATTCCTTCTGAATATGCGATTAGCAAAATGAAAGAAGAAGACCTGCTCGTACCACTCGATCATAGCAAATTAACCAACCTGGACAACATTGATCCGCGATTCATGGACTTGTCCTTTGATGAAGGCAACAAGTACTCCATTCCGTATTTCTGGGGCACGGTGGGGATTGTATACAATCCTGAGCTGGTGGACGGGTTGACGTTTGATAGCTGGAATGACTTGTGGGACCCACGTCTGAAAAATCAAATCCTGCTCCTGGATGGCGCACGCGAAGTCATTGGCATGGGATTGAACAGTCTCGGGTATTCCCTGAACGATACCAACGAAGACCATCTGCAAGAAGCACTGAAGAAGCTGTCTACATTGACGCCGAACGTCAGAGCAATTGTCGGAGACGAGATCAAGATGCTGCTTGCGAACGAGGAAGCGGCAGTTGGACTTGTATGGTCCGGGGATGCGTCGGAGATTATGGATGAGAACGACAAGCTTGATTATATGGTGCCGGAAGAAGGCTCAAACCTCTGGTTTGATAATATGGTTATTCCGAAGACGGCGACTAATATTGAAGGGGCGCACCAGTTTATCAACTTCATGCTGGACCCGGATCATGCCGCTCGCAATGCGGAGTATGTCGGGTATTCCACACCGAACGCCGAGGCGCTGAAGTTACTGCCAGAGGACATCTCCGAGGATGAGCGCTTCTATCCAGACGAGACACTGACAGGCAAGCTGGAGGTCTACGATAATCTGGGTAAAAAAATGCTCTCGCATTATAATGACCTGTTCCTGGAGTTTAAAATGCATAGTAAATAA
- a CDS encoding ABC transporter permease encodes MGRNGKLSNVYLAVVFAILYAPIAYLIFYSFNSGGHMRSFEGFTLEWYREVFADTRLLIIVLNTFIIALLSSAISTILGVAGALAIYHVRRKRTKNTLLSLNNVLIVSPDVIIGASFLILFTMIGIKLGFTSVLLSHIAFSVPIVVIMVLPKLQEMSPTLMDAARDLGAGSWQILTRVVLPYVKPGIFAGFFMALTYSLDDFAVTFFVTGNGYSTLSVEIYSRARQGVSLSINALSTLLFLLTVLLVVGYYFINRRATRIPPGGKGLRP; translated from the coding sequence ATGGGAAGAAACGGAAAGCTGTCTAACGTCTATCTGGCCGTTGTATTCGCCATCCTGTACGCACCGATTGCGTATCTGATCTTCTATTCCTTCAACAGCGGCGGTCATATGCGCAGCTTCGAAGGATTCACGCTTGAATGGTACAGAGAGGTGTTCGCCGATACACGGCTGCTCATCATTGTGCTGAATACATTTATCATTGCGCTCCTGTCATCAGCGATCTCAACGATCCTTGGTGTAGCAGGAGCACTGGCGATCTACCATGTGCGGCGCAAACGGACCAAGAATACGCTGCTATCACTCAACAACGTGCTGATCGTGAGTCCGGATGTCATCATTGGTGCGTCTTTCCTGATCCTGTTCACGATGATTGGCATCAAACTGGGCTTCACTTCGGTCCTGCTGTCTCATATCGCATTCAGTGTGCCGATTGTCGTCATCATGGTACTGCCAAAGCTGCAGGAGATGAGCCCAACACTGATGGATGCGGCACGTGATCTGGGTGCCGGCTCATGGCAGATTCTGACGCGTGTGGTGCTGCCATACGTGAAACCCGGTATTTTTGCCGGATTTTTCATGGCCTTGACGTACTCGCTCGATGATTTTGCAGTAACATTCTTTGTCACGGGTAATGGATACTCCACGCTCTCGGTAGAGATATACTCCAGAGCAAGGCAGGGCGTTTCGTTGTCCATCAATGCGTTGTCTACCCTGTTATTCCTGCTCACGGTGCTGCTGGTGGTTGGATATTACTTCATTAACCGCCGTGCAACACGGATACCACCTGGAGGAAAGGGGCTGCGACCATGA
- a CDS encoding ABC transporter permease: protein MQTKASTRNAYLIPYVLWMVLFVVAPVLLVIYYSFFDVEGNFTFGNYARFFTPVYLQMTLSSFWYAFLITAFSLLISYPTAYMLTRTKHKQLWLLLIILPSWINLLLKAYAFIGLFGTYGLTNSLLEVVGIGTQQILFTDFSFIFVSVYIFIPFMILPIFNALEEMNPSLIYAARDLGASSWLTFRRVIFPLTISGVKSGCQAVFIPALSLFMITRLIAGNRVITLGTAIEQHFLVTQDWGMGSTIAVFLIIAMAIIMFLTGSGKKEVRNGKKRKAV from the coding sequence ATGCAGACTAAGGCCAGCACACGCAATGCGTATCTGATTCCATATGTATTATGGATGGTGTTGTTCGTTGTGGCGCCGGTTCTGCTGGTCATCTATTATTCGTTCTTCGATGTGGAGGGTAACTTCACGTTTGGCAACTACGCCCGGTTCTTCACGCCGGTGTACTTGCAGATGACGCTCAGTTCGTTCTGGTATGCATTTCTGATTACGGCGTTCTCGCTGCTGATCTCGTATCCAACGGCGTATATGCTGACCCGGACGAAGCACAAGCAGCTGTGGTTGCTGCTGATCATTCTGCCAAGCTGGATCAATCTTTTGTTAAAAGCGTACGCCTTTATCGGCCTGTTTGGAACGTATGGTCTGACCAACTCCTTGCTTGAAGTGGTGGGGATTGGCACACAGCAGATTTTGTTCACCGACTTCAGTTTCATCTTTGTCTCGGTGTACATCTTCATTCCATTCATGATTCTGCCGATCTTCAATGCGCTCGAAGAGATGAATCCATCGTTGATCTACGCGGCGCGAGATCTGGGAGCCTCATCGTGGCTGACATTCCGCCGGGTGATCTTTCCGCTGACGATTAGCGGAGTGAAATCAGGCTGTCAGGCTGTATTTATTCCTGCGCTCTCCCTGTTCATGATTACCCGCCTGATTGCGGGAAACCGTGTAATTACGCTGGGAACAGCGATTGAACAGCATTTTCTCGTCACTCAGGACTGGGGGATGGGATCAACGATTGCCGTCTTTTTGATTATTGCGATGGCGATTATTATGTTCCTGACCGGATCAGGCAAGAAGGAGGTGCGTAATGGGAAGAAACGGAAAGCTGTCTAA
- a CDS encoding ABC transporter ATP-binding protein, which produces MSEQQPIIRFEAVTQQYDQDEAVLKAVSFEIERGKFYTLLGPSGCGKTTILRLIAGFAEPTQGSIYFNGALINRVPAHQRQVNTVFQDYALFPHLNVFENVAFGLRIKKMKTAEIRSKVLEALKFVNLSGYENREIGEMSGGQRQRVAIARAIVNEPEILLLDEPLSALDLKLRTEMQYELRELQQRLGITFIFVTHDQEEALAMSDEIFVLNGGVIQQSGTPNDIYDEPINRFVADFIGESNIVSGRMKQDFVVEFAGAQHECVDQGLQPDEPVEIVIRPEDLEITTEEQGKLKVNVDSQLFRGVHYEISTYDDAGNEWLVHSTKKAVVGARIGLYFDPEAVHVMRFNETEEEFDKRLEAYQEAAHAD; this is translated from the coding sequence ATGTCAGAACAACAACCGATTATCCGCTTCGAAGCGGTGACTCAGCAATACGATCAGGATGAAGCCGTATTGAAGGCAGTCAGCTTTGAGATTGAGCGGGGTAAATTTTATACGCTTCTTGGCCCATCGGGCTGCGGAAAAACAACGATATTGCGGCTGATTGCCGGTTTTGCGGAGCCGACTCAGGGCAGTATTTATTTTAATGGTGCGCTCATTAACCGGGTGCCTGCCCACCAGCGGCAGGTGAACACCGTATTTCAGGATTACGCGTTATTTCCACATTTGAATGTATTTGAGAACGTAGCTTTTGGTTTGCGAATCAAAAAGATGAAAACGGCTGAAATTCGCAGCAAAGTGTTGGAAGCCCTCAAGTTCGTCAATCTGTCCGGTTATGAAAACCGTGAAATTGGCGAAATGTCTGGCGGACAGCGGCAGCGTGTTGCGATCGCACGCGCAATTGTGAACGAGCCTGAAATCCTGTTATTGGACGAGCCTTTGTCTGCACTCGATCTGAAGCTGCGGACCGAGATGCAGTATGAATTGCGGGAGCTGCAACAGCGACTGGGTATTACGTTTATCTTTGTTACGCATGATCAGGAAGAGGCCTTGGCGATGTCGGATGAGATCTTTGTCCTGAATGGCGGCGTCATTCAACAGAGCGGTACACCGAACGATATCTATGATGAGCCGATTAACCGTTTTGTAGCGGACTTTATTGGGGAATCGAACATTGTATCGGGCAGAATGAAGCAGGACTTCGTTGTGGAATTCGCTGGTGCACAGCACGAGTGTGTCGATCAGGGTCTCCAGCCGGACGAGCCGGTAGAGATTGTCATTCGCCCAGAGGATCTGGAGATTACAACGGAAGAACAGGGCAAACTCAAGGTCAATGTGGACTCCCAGTTATTCCGCGGGGTGCATTACGAAATATCCACATATGATGATGCGGGCAATGAGTGGCTTGTTCATTCAACGAAGAAAGCCGTTGTTGGCGCGCGGATTGGACTCTATTTTGACCCGGAAGCTGTGCACGTCATGCGCTTTAACGAGACTGAAGAAGAGTTCGACAAACGACTCGAAGCGTATCAAGAGGCCGCTCATGCAGACTAA
- a CDS encoding MFS transporter codes for MDIRRNLPLLITICFLSQMGGFMILPLFPLFIEEFGLSGWMMGVIFALFYVGKVIGGIPAAAIYKKLGGKRALILMLLLLAVCMGGFAVSTAAVLFGLLRLLQGLASTGLTVVVRSIIGDGGNADNRGLYNGYISSSEGGGMVLGPVISGWLALHWPLSVPFLLVALCCLMAVVAAMGMKMTAPPLPSTKSDALHTQGTGISQSNQASDSITISPTTELTQRQQLLGYGTVHFLEMSAYAVFLTYFALYAAHIMHWDPFATSLAFTVSGISTLAAAPLVGYLSDRMGDRLLLCMLGMFLIGIEVAVFLSTSSHLWVYVGMLIGGVGGACYMDSFFAHVGDHIPDESRSSVIGKIVSAAEIGSIVSPLVAALLIEVGSLYSVFVFNLLLIAVAIVVQAVMRRRYKTRRV; via the coding sequence TTGGATATTCGTCGTAATCTGCCTTTGCTGATAACGATTTGTTTCCTTAGTCAGATGGGCGGGTTCATGATCCTGCCCCTGTTTCCTTTGTTTATTGAGGAATTTGGCCTGTCTGGCTGGATGATGGGGGTTATTTTTGCGCTTTTCTATGTGGGGAAAGTGATTGGTGGCATTCCTGCTGCGGCAATTTATAAGAAACTCGGGGGTAAACGTGCTCTCATCCTCATGCTGTTACTGCTCGCTGTCTGCATGGGTGGCTTTGCGGTGTCTACTGCTGCGGTGTTGTTCGGCCTGCTCCGACTGCTGCAAGGGCTGGCTTCCACCGGGCTTACCGTGGTCGTGCGTTCCATCATCGGAGATGGGGGCAATGCAGACAACCGCGGCCTGTATAATGGATATATCAGCAGCAGTGAGGGTGGCGGAATGGTGCTCGGTCCGGTTATTAGTGGCTGGCTCGCGCTGCACTGGCCTCTGTCAGTTCCTTTTCTGCTTGTTGCGTTATGTTGTCTGATGGCTGTGGTCGCTGCGATGGGAATGAAGATGACGGCACCTCCTTTACCTTCAACAAAATCCGATGCACTGCATACGCAAGGTACGGGTATCTCCCAATCCAATCAAGCTTCCGACTCAATAACGATTAGCCCAACTACAGAGCTTACCCAGCGTCAGCAGCTTCTCGGCTATGGTACAGTACATTTTCTGGAGATGAGCGCCTATGCGGTGTTTCTCACCTACTTCGCATTGTATGCAGCTCACATCATGCATTGGGACCCCTTTGCAACCAGTCTCGCCTTCACTGTATCCGGGATTTCTACGCTTGCCGCTGCACCCCTTGTTGGTTATCTCTCTGACCGGATGGGGGATCGTCTGTTGCTATGTATGCTCGGCATGTTCCTGATTGGCATCGAAGTTGCTGTATTTCTAAGCACGTCATCCCATCTATGGGTCTACGTTGGCATGCTGATCGGCGGGGTTGGCGGGGCATGTTACATGGACTCGTTCTTTGCCCATGTCGGTGATCATATCCCCGATGAGAGTCGAAGCTCTGTCATAGGCAAAATTGTCTCTGCGGCTGAGATTGGCTCCATCGTATCCCCACTGGTTGCAGCGCTGCTGATAGAGGTTGGTTCGCTGTACTCCGTGTTTGTGTTCAATCTGTTGCTGATTGCTGTTGCTATTGTAGTTCAAGCCGTGATGCGCAGACGGTACAAGACAAGACGGGTGTAA
- a CDS encoding NUDIX domain-containing protein: protein MGYIETLRGMIGNAPVILVRPSILILNKTGELLLVRHLDDTWGVPGGFMELGESVEESAIREVREEIGIEIKKLHLYGVFSGKELYTKLRNGHEYYNVVIGYVCTEYEGELKPDGVEVLEAKFYKPTELPDRTDPYLKSKIQENAVNIATLLGK from the coding sequence ATGGGTTACATTGAAACGTTGCGAGGAATGATTGGCAATGCTCCTGTTATTCTGGTGAGACCGAGTATACTGATCTTGAATAAGACGGGTGAGCTTCTATTGGTTCGACATCTGGATGACACTTGGGGAGTACCGGGTGGATTTATGGAGCTCGGCGAATCGGTGGAAGAGTCTGCAATACGAGAGGTCAGAGAAGAGATTGGGATAGAGATTAAGAAACTTCATCTGTATGGCGTCTTCTCAGGAAAAGAGTTATATACGAAATTAAGAAATGGGCATGAATACTACAATGTGGTCATTGGTTATGTTTGCACGGAGTATGAGGGAGAATTGAAGCCAGATGGGGTGGAAGTTCTTGAAGCAAAGTTTTACAAACCAACCGAATTACCTGACAGGACTGACCCTTACTTAAAAAGCAAAATCCAAGAAAATGCAGTGAACATCGCAACATTATTGGGAAAATAA
- a CDS encoding nitric oxide synthase oxygenase: MRSDLEQLQEEAERFIYTCYEELGHSREDAQARLVAVMEEIEVTGTYVHTTEELEQGCKMAWRNSNRCIGRLFWDKLRIVDARHADTAGTAADAVLNHIHVASNGGKVIPMITILPPDGPNGAPVRVWNHQLIRYAGYETEQGIIGDPASVELTKVAMSLGWQGTGGSYDVLPLIIQAQGQAPEWYVIPEEEIVEVMIEHPEQKEIAELGMRWYGVPMIADMRLEIGGISYPAAPFNGWYMGTEIGARNLADTFRYNKLPAVAAAFGLNTSSETTLWKDRALVELNVAVLHSFKKAGVSIVDHHTAAAQFAMFEQREEKAGRELTGDWVWLIPPVSPATTHIFHGSYRNEIVKPNFFHQDQAYTLKDGVASAAELRSSEQQNAQVEHPQPLAGDAPMKCPFAH, translated from the coding sequence ATGCGGTCAGACCTGGAACAATTGCAGGAAGAAGCTGAACGGTTTATATATACATGTTATGAAGAGCTGGGCCATTCGCGTGAAGATGCGCAGGCCCGGCTTGTTGCTGTTATGGAGGAGATCGAAGTAACGGGTACCTATGTGCATACCACAGAAGAATTGGAACAGGGTTGCAAAATGGCCTGGCGGAACAGCAACCGTTGCATCGGGCGGCTGTTCTGGGATAAATTGCGGATTGTGGATGCCCGTCATGCCGATACGGCAGGAACGGCAGCTGATGCTGTGTTGAATCATATTCATGTGGCATCCAACGGAGGCAAGGTCATTCCGATGATTACAATTCTTCCTCCGGATGGTCCGAATGGAGCCCCGGTACGTGTCTGGAATCATCAGCTCATTCGTTATGCAGGATATGAGACAGAGCAAGGCATTATTGGCGATCCTGCTTCCGTGGAGCTGACCAAGGTAGCCATGTCACTTGGCTGGCAAGGAACAGGTGGCTCTTATGATGTGTTACCGCTCATCATTCAGGCACAAGGACAAGCGCCAGAGTGGTATGTTATACCCGAAGAAGAGATTGTGGAAGTGATGATTGAGCACCCGGAGCAGAAGGAAATTGCTGAGCTGGGTATGCGTTGGTATGGTGTGCCGATGATCGCCGATATGCGTCTGGAGATTGGCGGTATATCTTACCCGGCAGCGCCGTTTAATGGTTGGTATATGGGTACGGAGATTGGCGCCCGTAATCTGGCGGACACGTTCCGCTATAACAAGTTGCCTGCGGTGGCGGCAGCGTTTGGGTTGAATACATCAAGTGAAACGACATTATGGAAGGACCGGGCTTTGGTGGAACTGAATGTCGCTGTGCTGCATTCATTTAAGAAAGCAGGCGTGAGCATTGTGGATCACCACACGGCAGCAGCGCAATTTGCGATGTTTGAACAGCGGGAAGAGAAGGCTGGGCGTGAGCTGACCGGGGATTGGGTGTGGCTGATTCCGCCAGTGTCCCCGGCGACAACGCATATTTTTCACGGCTCGTATCGCAATGAGATTGTGAAGCCGAACTTTTTCCATCAGGATCAGGCGTATACCCTGAAAGATGGCGTGGCATCTGCAGCAGAGCTGCGAAGCAGCGAGCAGCAGAATGCACAGGTAGAGCATCCCCAGCCACTGGCCGGGGATGCACCAATGAAATGCCCGTTTGCACATTAA
- a CDS encoding DNA starvation/stationary phase protection protein yields MSTIQTRNNTFANNATALQDVLNRQIAGWSVLYTKLHNFHWYVQGPHFFTLHAKFEELYNLATANMDEVAERLLAIGGRPVATMAEQLRLSPIEEVQGQLSAERMVESVVADLRTMVEVIHQGIHEAGEAEDNATEDMLIGFTAALDKEVWMLNAFLGK; encoded by the coding sequence ATGAGCACAATCCAAACTAGAAACAACACTTTTGCTAACAATGCCACAGCACTTCAAGATGTCCTGAACCGTCAGATCGCAGGTTGGTCCGTATTGTACACGAAACTGCATAACTTCCACTGGTATGTCCAAGGACCTCATTTCTTCACACTGCATGCCAAATTTGAAGAACTGTACAACCTGGCTACGGCGAACATGGACGAAGTTGCAGAACGTTTGCTTGCCATTGGTGGACGTCCGGTGGCTACGATGGCTGAACAGCTGCGTCTGTCTCCAATTGAAGAGGTACAAGGCCAATTGTCTGCTGAGCGTATGGTAGAGTCGGTGGTTGCTGATCTGCGTACCATGGTGGAAGTGATTCATCAAGGTATTCACGAAGCGGGAGAAGCAGAAGATAACGCAACGGAAGATATGTTAATTGGATTCACCGCTGCGCTGGATAAAGAGGTCTGGATGTTAAACGCATTTCTGGGCAAATAA
- a CDS encoding cupin translates to MRIFQFKEESGKKITQFDSNFVMSRITQTDKTAHIGCMHLPQGGVVGYHQAVVPQLLLIVSGEGWVRGEANEYIKVHCGEAVLWDKHEWHETKTEAGLMAIVIESEELDMSLLMPL, encoded by the coding sequence ATGAGGATATTTCAATTTAAAGAAGAGTCAGGGAAAAAGATTACCCAATTTGATTCTAATTTCGTCATGTCACGTATTACGCAGACCGACAAAACAGCTCATATCGGATGTATGCACTTGCCACAGGGTGGAGTAGTCGGTTATCACCAAGCTGTGGTTCCTCAACTGCTTTTGATCGTAAGTGGAGAAGGTTGGGTTAGAGGCGAAGCAAATGAATACATTAAAGTGCATTGTGGGGAAGCCGTACTCTGGGATAAACATGAATGGCACGAAACCAAAACAGAAGCTGGACTCATGGCCATTGTAATTGAAAGCGAAGAGTTAGACATGTCATTATTAATGCCTTTATAG
- a CDS encoding HAD family hydrolase, which yields MSELNNAKTIFFDVDDTLYDHLQPLRGALQDVLGLPDNFPYADAYHRFRYYSDWLSAQEDLSAVPEPDAVERMRRRRFELTMEEFGLALQPGQAEELQARYLSRQFEIVPFEGAYELIRRLQAEGHTVGLITNGEGEHQRRKLEALDVLSLVDEHLIFISGTTGYAKPDRRLFEYVSKQSGTDARSSYYIGDSWRNDVVGAVDAGWKVIWFNHREALPESDHQPHFVASSYEEISRILTFEVVRV from the coding sequence ATGAGTGAATTAAATAATGCCAAAACCATATTTTTCGACGTAGATGATACGTTATATGATCACTTGCAGCCGCTTCGCGGGGCGTTGCAGGACGTTCTCGGCCTGCCGGATAATTTCCCTTATGCTGATGCCTATCACCGTTTTCGTTATTACAGTGACTGGCTGTCTGCACAAGAAGATCTGTCTGCTGTACCGGAGCCGGATGCGGTGGAGCGAATGCGCCGTCGGAGGTTTGAGCTGACGATGGAGGAGTTTGGACTCGCCCTACAACCAGGTCAGGCTGAAGAACTGCAAGCTCGGTATCTGAGCAGACAGTTTGAGATTGTGCCTTTTGAAGGAGCCTATGAGCTAATTAGAAGGCTTCAGGCAGAGGGCCATACCGTTGGACTAATCACCAATGGAGAAGGAGAGCATCAGCGGCGCAAGCTTGAAGCATTGGATGTGCTCAGTCTCGTGGACGAGCATCTGATCTTCATCTCTGGTACGACTGGTTATGCGAAACCGGATCGCAGATTGTTTGAATATGTGAGTAAGCAGTCCGGGACAGATGCCCGTTCCAGCTATTACATCGGAGACTCGTGGCGTAATGATGTGGTAGGTGCAGTGGATGCAGGCTGGAAGGTTATCTGGTTCAATCATCGGGAGGCGCTGCCGGAATCCGATCATCAGCCTCATTTTGTAGCATCGAGCTATGAAGAGATCAGTCGTATTCTGACTTTTGAGGTTGTCCGAGTTTAA
- a CDS encoding SMI1/KNR4 family protein codes for MWKEHLHSISKEYTFSPPASGDDIAKVEDSLQVTLPRELKEILLETNGVRAIYDLGLIWSEDRIKYENRHYRDDHSQDYYMPFDHLLFFGESGIGDLFAFPVTGDGTCRDDVFVWNHENDSRKWVAPSVSKYLEWTLEGKIKI; via the coding sequence ATGTGGAAAGAGCATCTTCATAGCATTTCGAAGGAGTACACGTTCAGTCCCCCTGCATCTGGTGATGACATTGCAAAGGTGGAAGACTCCTTACAGGTTACGCTCCCTCGTGAATTAAAAGAAATATTGCTCGAAACCAATGGAGTCAGAGCTATTTACGATTTGGGACTTATCTGGTCAGAAGATCGAATTAAGTATGAAAACAGACATTATCGGGATGACCACTCCCAAGATTACTATATGCCCTTTGATCACCTGCTCTTCTTCGGGGAAAGTGGGATTGGGGATTTATTTGCTTTTCCTGTGACAGGGGATGGAACGTGTAGAGATGACGTGTTTGTGTGGAATCATGAAAATGACAGCCGAAAATGGGTCGCACCTTCAGTGTCCAAATATTTGGAGTGGACTTTAGAAGGCAAAATAAAAATTTAG
- a CDS encoding adenine deaminase C-terminal domain-containing protein — MRADQLIVNVHVYNSYYKRFEMNNVAAVLDGRFLYVGPGGPEMIQADEVIDARGRYMIPGLIDIHLHIESTMVTPETFSHGLIGCGVTSIVAEPHEMANVFGLEGVQEMMAASRETMVDMFYAIPSSVPATPMETTGGSIEIEDMDVLLATGEIICLGEIMNYVDVIRDPECKTNQILQHIRKNYPDLVIEGHTPKLLGLDLHRLIYAGIDSDHTHQSIEGLQARIAAGMFIEIQEKSMTPEVMEYLIQHDVAQHFCFVTDDVMPDSLVERGHLDHIVRKAIQMGMRPEDAIYAATSTPASRMKMTDRGSIAPGKVADYVLVSNLHDLSIDQVYKNGRKAYDDYEPYKQERIIGQFPPHFYKSVQLEKLGAADFAIQLSDPKVSGSGVDLAGEGEYQCRVMMVKDGSTFVEEHIAPVQSSDGELRWEESGYAQIATFERYGVNGNRAHGLIGGDTIKRGAIATTYSHDNHNLLVVGRNREDMILAANNVISSQGGFCVVEDGKVLSHLELPVGGILTEEPLAVVSHQVKELRAAMLSLGYVHYNPIMSISTHSLAVSPALKITDHGLIDVNAGKVVSLIV; from the coding sequence ATGCGTGCAGATCAACTGATTGTGAATGTACATGTGTATAACAGTTATTATAAACGATTTGAAATGAACAACGTCGCTGCTGTGTTGGACGGCAGATTCCTATATGTTGGACCCGGTGGACCGGAGATGATTCAGGCAGACGAAGTCATTGATGCACGAGGAAGATACATGATTCCTGGTTTGATCGATATCCATCTGCATATTGAAAGTACGATGGTGACACCGGAAACCTTTTCCCATGGCTTGATTGGCTGCGGGGTAACGTCCATTGTTGCAGAACCGCATGAAATGGCGAATGTGTTTGGGCTTGAAGGAGTTCAGGAGATGATGGCTGCAAGTCGAGAGACGATGGTGGACATGTTCTATGCGATCCCAAGCTCCGTTCCGGCAACCCCGATGGAGACGACAGGTGGTTCGATTGAAATCGAAGATATGGACGTGCTGCTCGCCACTGGCGAGATTATCTGTCTGGGTGAGATCATGAACTATGTCGATGTCATCCGTGATCCGGAGTGCAAGACGAACCAGATTTTACAGCATATCCGCAAAAACTATCCCGATCTCGTGATCGAAGGTCATACACCGAAACTGCTTGGACTCGATCTGCATCGACTGATCTACGCAGGTATTGATTCCGATCATACCCATCAGAGCATTGAGGGATTACAGGCACGGATTGCAGCAGGTATGTTTATTGAAATCCAGGAGAAATCGATGACGCCTGAAGTCATGGAGTATCTGATTCAACATGATGTGGCACAGCACTTCTGCTTCGTCACAGATGATGTGATGCCGGATTCACTGGTGGAGCGTGGTCATCTGGATCATATCGTACGCAAGGCAATTCAGATGGGGATGCGTCCGGAAGATGCGATCTACGCAGCAACGTCTACCCCTGCTTCCCGGATGAAAATGACCGATCGCGGCAGCATTGCCCCTGGCAAAGTGGCCGATTATGTGCTGGTATCCAACTTGCATGATCTCTCCATTGATCAGGTGTACAAAAATGGCCGCAAAGCTTATGACGATTACGAACCGTATAAGCAGGAACGGATCATCGGGCAATTCCCACCTCACTTCTATAAGAGTGTGCAGTTAGAGAAACTGGGCGCAGCAGATTTTGCTATTCAGTTGTCCGACCCGAAAGTCAGTGGATCAGGTGTTGATCTCGCTGGTGAAGGTGAGTACCAATGCCGTGTCATGATGGTGAAGGATGGTTCTACTTTTGTGGAAGAACATATTGCACCGGTTCAGTCTTCGGATGGCGAATTGCGCTGGGAAGAGAGCGGATATGCGCAGATCGCGACCTTTGAACGTTATGGTGTGAACGGCAATCGAGCACATGGCTTGATCGGTGGAGACACCATCAAACGAGGCGCCATTGCAACGACATATTCACATGACAATCATAACCTGCTGGTTGTAGGACGTAATCGTGAAGATATGATATTGGCAGCTAACAACGTAATTTCGAGCCAGGGTGGCTTCTGCGTGGTGGAAGATGGCAAGGTGCTGTCCCATCTTGAACTTCCCGTAGGTGGCATTCTGACGGAAGAACCACTCGCAGTGGTATCCCATCAAGTGAAGGAACTGCGTGCAGCCATGTTGTCTCTTGGTTACGTGCATTACAACCCGATCATGTCGATCAGCACTCATTCTCTCGCGGTAAGTCCGGCGCTGAAGATCACGGACCATGGCCTGATTGATGTGAATGCAGGTAAGGTTGTATCGTTGATTGTTTAA